A part of Aegilops tauschii subsp. strangulata cultivar AL8/78 chromosome 2, Aet v6.0, whole genome shotgun sequence genomic DNA contains:
- the LOC109780978 gene encoding uncharacterized protein isoform X1: protein MPPEKIWIQAKNIDAAAGEIIGVLEDTSKGNVIYFKGWEGFGASAVLNLVAQRLKSSTRLNKFDKVIHVDCSVWKSMRALQKVVAEELDLPQSVMAIFDLCDEEDDFNGMDQGSRGVIADIRREIFRKLVNSIFVVVFHNGSRRYIDLYDCGVPVTTFLSNKMLWTWHGRFRSNLILEEGEKEKMKSQTDVRLFPSHTGCEIEEGRDVLHEEALEVAKCTGIVHPDDMSHKIVMECLIYRTLIVTDMKTHAPNYWICDGIIQGQDNASAWEIGNSLHRNMCLDFDLTYNEETTPVLQVSDDLLVNRWNFTTHKQLLEDKAGALPPQVTSFFLFADESPTDRASILPVSMFQHSQSSKLRVLHLSHCTFSFASPPFVHCVQLRLLHLDHCRNITEDDEHPSHNEDISCFQKLWVLDLRYTHWSWLLSEKMKRLMVELRELNVEGVKHGSISDLWDGRHSLVILRVTAADPVPTENKDKYSQAQFPNMSSTNSLTTSSFINDVLPSLLESFSFSNKSTTTAKISSISFRGCSQLKNILLRGNLGSLEELDLSGTAVKTLDLREVEAPNLKRLMLLGCEKLCAILWPSEDKRTRVLEKLQINTIQSASPSHNNSEEKTNDASTAAGSSSILTFGASPQDIGRTASFEFQWYISVVDPRLMWSLLTFQQQLLGEEFVYMEIGSFSASGAAVGGCEVAQGIASQQQITQYLYARDILQERLQVVSAIEGVISWMWACPPIPTPSPRDCWYFHMQDEESMERGSLQRQHNTKRISTSVASAPLLICNYAKMLYVHDSSSITCVPCPQGSRWPWLKWCRVERCPKLCSVFATPQLSDDLDVFWSLSTFWASQLLKARYIWNWSAVGQPGGDSFEDLAFLHLDYCPRLIHVLPLSEHMDTLPSLETLEIVCCGDLKEVFSLDPNRQEKQETIEFPKLRRIHLYQLSNLQSICGSRMSAPNLETVRIRGCWGLRRLPAVSGSTTNRPKVDCEKDWWDNLEWDGVEAKHDPSLYEPSHSRYYKKAHVPRVTVLR, encoded by the exons ATGCCTCCAGAG AAGATCTGGATCCAGGCGAAAAACATCGATGCTGCAGCAGGAGAGATAATTGGTGTTTTGGAGGATACAAGCAAAGGAAATGTGATCTACTTCAAGGGCTGGGAAGGATTTGGAGCATCCGCTGTTCTCAATCTGGTGGCCCAACGCCTGAAATCATCCACGAGACTGAACAAGTTTGACAAGGTTATCCATGTAGATTGCTCGGTGTGGAAAAGCATGAGGGCCCTGCAAAAGGTAGTAGCAGAGGAGCTGGACCTTCCACAGTCTGTGATGGCCATCTTTGATCTATGCGACGAGGAGGACGATTTCAATGGGATGGATCAAGGATCCAGAGGGGTGATAGCAGATATCAGAAGGGAAATCTTCAGAAAGCTTGTTAACAGTATATTTGTGGTGGTTTTTCACAATGGGAGCAGAAGATACATTGATTTGTACGATTGTGGTGTCCCAGTAACAACATTTTTGAGTAACAAGATGTTGTGGACCTGGCACGGGAGGTTCCGGAGCAATCTCATACTAGAAGAAGGGGAAAAGGAAAAGATGAAGAGTCAGACAGATGTTCGCTTATTTCCTTCTCATACTGGATGTGAAATTGAGGAAGGGCGAGATGTACTGCATGAAGAGGCTTTGGAAGTTGCCAAGTGCACGGGGATTGTTCATCCTGACGATATGAGCCACAAGATAGTCATGGAGTGCCTCATATACAGGACACTGATTGTTACGGACATGAAGACACATGCACCAAACTATTGGATCTGCGATGGCATTATACAGGGCcaagacaatgcatcagcatggGAGATTGGCAATTCTCTGCACAGAAACATGTGCTTGGATTTTGATTTAACATATAATGAGGAAACAACTCCCGTGCTACAGGTGTCGGATGATTTACTTGTTAACCGCTGGAATTTCACCACCCACAAACAACTCCTAGAGGATAAGGCTGGAGCGTTGCCTCCTCAGGTGACATCCTTCTTCCTTTTTGCAGATGAATCACCAACAGATAGAGCATCAATATTGCCGGTTAGCATGTTTCAACATTCACAAAGCAGCAAGCTACGTGTGTTACACCTGTCTCATTGCACCTTCAGTTTTGCATCTCCTCCCTTCGTCCATTGCGTCCAACTAAGATTGCTCCATCTGGACCATTGCAGAAATATCACAGAGGATGATGAGCATCCAAGCCACAATGAAGACATATCATGTTTCCAGAAGCTATGGGTGCTGGATCTGAGGTATACACACTGGTCCTGGTTGCTAAGTGAAAAGATGAAGAGATTGATGGTTGAACTCAGGGAGCTGAATGTGGAGGGAGTCAAGCATGGGAGCATCAGTGATTTGTGGGATGGTAGACATAGCCTTGTCATACTTCGAGTAACAGCAGCAGATCCAGTCCCTACGGAGAACAAAGACAAATATAGTCAAGCACAATTCCCCAATATGTCCAGTACAAATAGCCTTACGACATCTTCCTTCATCAACGATGTCCTGCCTTCTTTGCTTGAGTCATTTAGCTTCAGTAACAAATCTACAACTACTGCCAAGATATCTAGCATCTCCTTCCGGGGTTGTTCTCAGTTGAAGAATATACTTCTCAGAGGTAATTTGGGGAGCCTGGAGGAGCTGGACCTCTCGGGAACGGCAGTGAAAACCCTTGACCTCAGAGAAGTGGAAGCTCCAAACCTCAAGCGTCTCATGCTGCTGGGCTGTGAGAAGCTCTGTGCAATATTATGGCCATCGGAAGATAAAAGGACAAGGGTTTTGGAGAAGTTGCAGATCAACACCATCCAATCTGCATCACCTAGCCATAATAATTCGGAAGAGAAGACCAACGACGCTAGTACTGCTgcaggatcatcatctatccttaCTTTTGGGGCTTCACCACAAGACATCGGTCGAACTGCATCTTTTGAGTTTCAGTGGTACATATCTGTAGTGGATCCAAGGCTCATGTGGTCGCTTCTTACCTTTCAACAACAACTTCTTGGGGAAGAATTTGTATACATGGAGATTGGTTCATTTTCTGCAAGTGGAGCTGCTGTTGGTGGTTGTGAAGTTGCTCAAGGCATCGCGAGCCAGCAGCAGATTACTCAATACTTATATGCAAGAGATATCTTGCAAGAGCGCCTGCAAGTTGTCAGTGCTATAGAAGGTGTTATTAGCTGGATGTGGGCTTGCCCACCTATTCCTACTCCAAGTCCTCGAGACTGCTGGTACTTCCACATGCAAGATGAAGAGAGTATGGAGAGAGGATCGTTACAGCGGCAACACAACACCAAAAGGATTAGTACCAGTGTTGCTTCAGCCCCTCTCCTTATATGTAATTATGCAAAGATGTTGTATGTGCATGATAGCTCGTCCATCACTTGCGTTCCGTGCCCACAAGGTTCAAGGTGGCCGTGGCTTAAATGGTGCCGAGTTGAGAGGTGCCCCAAGCTATGCTCTGTCTTTGCTACTCCCCAACTAAGTGATGACCTGGACGTCTTTTGGTCCTTGTCTACGTTCTGGGCGTCCCAGCTCCTGAAGGCGCGCTACATCTGGAACTGGAGTGCAGTAGGTCAACCTGGTGGAGATTCGTTCGAAGACCTAGCGTTCTTGCACCTGGACTATTGCCCCAGACTCATACATGTGCTTCCCTTGTCTGAGCATATGGACACCCTGCCTAGCCTGGAGACGCTGGAGATCGTGTGCTGCGGTGATCTGAAGGAAGTCTTCTCTTTGGACCCTAATCGCCAAGAGAAGCAGGAAACTATAGAATTTCCCAAGCTAAGAAGGATCCACCTGTACCAGCTCTCCAACCTACAAAGCATCTGTGGGAGCAGGATGTCCGCGCCGAACCTTGAGACCGTCAGAATCCGGGGCTGTTGGGGCCTTCGACGCCTGCCGGCAGTCAGCGGCAGCACCACCAACCGGCCCAAGGTGGACTGCGAGAAGGACTGGTGGGACAACCTGGAGTGGGACGGTGTGGAGGCGAAGCACGACCCTTCGCTCTATGAGCCGAGCCACTCGCGATACTACAAGAAGGCCCACGTACCAAGGGTCACCGTTCTCAGGTGA
- the LOC109780972 gene encoding putative disease resistance protein At1g63350 — protein sequence MHGDLKEVFPLDPKRQQKQEIIRFPKLRHIHLYQLSALKGICGSRMFAPNLETVKVRGCWGLSRLPAISRSTSKRPKVDCEKDWWDNLKWDGLEAKHDPSLYEPRHSRYYKKAHLPRGTVLR from the exons ATGCACGGTGATCTGAAGGAAGTCTTTCCTTTGGACCCTAAGCGCCAACAGAAGCAGGAAATTATAAGGTTTCCCAAGCTAAGGCACATCCACCTGTACCAGCTCTCCGCTCTAAAGGGCATCTGTGGGAGCAGGATGTTCGCGCCCAACCTTGAGACCGTCAAGGTCAGGGGCTGTTGGGGCCTTAGCCGCCTGCCGGCCATCAGCCGCAGCACCAGCAAGCGGCCCAAGGTGGACTGTGAGAAGGACTGGTGGGACAACCTGAAGTGGGACGGTCTCGAGGCGAAACACGACCCTTCGCTCTATGAACCACGCCACTCGCGATACTACAAGAAAGCCCACCTGCCAAGAGGCACCGTACTCAG GTAA
- the LOC109780978 gene encoding uncharacterized protein isoform X2 produces MPPEKIWIQAKNIDAAAGEIIGVLEDTSKGNVIYFKGWEGFGASAVLNLVAQRLKSSTRLNKFDKVIHVDCSVWKSMRALQKVVAEELDLPQSVMAIFDLCDEEDDFNGMDQGSRGVIADIRREIFRKLVNSIFVVVFHNGSRRYIDLYDCGVPVTTFLSNKMLWTWHGRFRSNLILEEGEKEKMKSQTDVRLFPSHTGCEIEEGRDVLHEEALEVAKCTGIVHPDDMSHKIVMECLIYRTLIVTDMKTHAPNYWICDGIIQGQDNASAWEIGNSLHRNMCLDFDLTYNEETTPVLQVSDDLLVNRWNFTTHKQLLEDKAGALPPQVTSFFLFADESPTDRASILPVSMFQHSQSSKLRVLHLSHCTFSFASPPFVHCVQLRLLHLDHCRNITEDDEHPSHNEDISCFQKLWVLDLRYTHWSWLLSEKMKRLMVELRELNVEGVKHGSISDLWDGRHSLVILRVTAADPVPTENKDKYSQAQFPNMSSTNSLTTSSFINDVLPSLLESFSFSNKSTTTAKISSISFRGCSQLKNILLRGNLGSLEELDLSGTAVKTLDLREVEAPNLKRLMLLGCEKLCAILWPSEDKRTRVLEKLQINTIQSASPSHNNSEEKTNDASTAAGSSSILTFGASPQDIGRTASFEFQWYISVVDPRLMWSLLTFQQQLLGEEFVYMEIGSFSASGAAVGGCEVAQGIASQQQITQYLYARDILQERLQVVSAIEGVISWMWACPPIPTPSPRDCWYFHMQDEESMERGSLQRQHNTKRISTSVASAPLLICNYAKMLYVHDSSSITCVPCPQGSRWPWLKWCRVERCPKLCSVFATPQLSDDLDVFWSLSTFWASQLLKARYIWNWSAVGQPGGDSFEDLAFLHLDYCPRLIHVLPLSEHMDTLPSLETLEIVCCGDLKEVFSLDPNRQEKQETIEFPKLRRIHLYQLSNLQSICGSRMSAPNLETVRIRGCWGLRRLPAVSGSTTNRPKVDCEKDWWDNLEWDGVEAKHDPSLYEPSHSRYYKKAHVPRVTVLR; encoded by the exons ATGCCTCCAGAG AAGATCTGGATCCAGGCGAAAAACATCGATGCTGCAGCAGGAGAGATAATTGGTGTTTTGGAGGATACAAGCAAAGGAAATGTGATCTACTTCAAGGGCTGGGAAGGATTTGGAGCATCCGCTGTTCTCAATCTGGTGGCCCAACGCCTGAAATCATCCACGAGACTGAACAAGTTTGACAAGGTTATCCATGTAGATTGCTCGGTGTGGAAAAGCATGAGGGCCCTGCAAAAGGTAGTAGCAGAGGAGCTGGACCTTCCACAGTCTGTGATGGCCATCTTTGATCTATGCGACGAGGAGGACGATTTCAATGGGATGGATCAAGGATCCAGAGGGGTGATAGCAGATATCAGAAGGGAAATCTTCAGAAAGCTTGTTAACAGTATATTTGTGGTGGTTTTTCACAATGGGAGCAGAAGATACATTGATTTGTACGATTGTGGTGTCCCAGTAACAACATTTTTGAGTAACAAGATGTTGTGGACCTGGCACGGGAGGTTCCGGAGCAATCTCATACTAGAAGAAGGGGAAAAGGAAAAGATGAAGAGTCAGACAGATGTTCGCTTATTTCCTTCTCATACTGGATGTGAAATTGAGGAAGGGCGAGATGTACTGCATGAAGAGGCTTTGGAAGTTGCCAAGTGCACGGGGATTGTTCATCCTGACGATATGAGCCACAAGATAGTCATGGAGTGCCTCATATACAGGACACTGATTGTTACGGACATGAAGACACATGCACCAAACTATTGGATCTGCGATGGCATTATACAGGGCcaagacaatgcatcagcatggGAGATTGGCAATTCTCTGCACAGAAACATGTGCTTGGATTTTGATTTAACATATAATGAGGAAACAACTCCCGTGCTACAGGTGTCGGATGATTTACTTGTTAACCGCTGGAATTTCACCACCCACAAACAACTCCTAGAGGATAAGGCTGGAGCGTTGCCTCCTCAGGTGACATCCTTCTTCCTTTTTGCAGATGAATCACCAACAGATAGAGCATCAATATTGCCGGTTAGCATGTTTCAACATTCACAAAGCAGCAAGCTACGTGTGTTACACCTGTCTCATTGCACCTTCAGTTTTGCATCTCCTCCCTTCGTCCATTGCGTCCAACTAAGATTGCTCCATCTGGACCATTGCAGAAATATCACAGAGGATGATGAGCATCCAAGCCACAATGAAGACATATCATGTTTCCAGAAGCTATGGGTGCTGGATCTGAGGTATACACACTGGTCCTGGTTGCTAAGTGAAAAGATGAAGAGATTGATGGTTGAACTCAGGGAGCTGAATGTGGAGGGAGTCAAGCATGGGAGCATCAGTGATTTGTGGGATGGTAGACATAGCCTTGTCATACTTCGAGTAACAGCAGCAGATCCAGTCCCTACGGAGAACAAAGACAAATATAGTCAAGCACAATTCCCCAATATGTCCAGTACAAATAGCCTTACGACATCTTCCTTCATCAACGATGTCCTGCCTTCTTTGCTTGAGTCATTTAGCTTCAGTAACAAATCTACAACTACTGCCAAGATATCTAGCATCTCCTTCCGGGGTTGTTCTCAGTTGAAGAATATACTTCTCAGAGGTAATTTGGGGAGCCTGGAGGAGCTGGACCTCTCGGGAACGGCAGTGAAAACCCTTGACCTCAGAGAAGTGGAAGCTCCAAACCTCAAGCGTCTCATGCTGCTGGGCTGTGAGAAGCTCTGTGCAATATTATGGCCATCGGAAGATAAAAGGACAAGGGTTTTGGAGAAGTTGCAGATCAACACCATCCAATCTGCATCACCTAGCCATAATAATTCGGAAGAGAAGACCAACGACGCTAGTACTGCTgcaggatcatcatctatccttaCTTTTGGGGCTTCACCACAAGACATCGGTCGAACTGCATCTTTTGAGTTTCAGTGGTACATATCTGTAGTGGATCCAAGGCTCATGTGGTCGCTTCTTACCTTTCAACAACAACTTCTTGGGGAAGAATTTGTATACATGGAGATTGGTTCATTTTCTGCAAGTGGAGCTGCTGTTGGTGGTTGTGAAGTTGCTCAAGGCATCGCGAGCCAGCAGCAGATTACTCAATACTTATATGCAAGAGATATCTTGCAAGAGCGCCTGCAAGTTGTCAGTGCTATAGAAGGTGTTATTAGCTGGATGTGGGCTTGCCCACCTATTCCTACTCCAAGTCCTCGAGACTGCTGGTACTTCCACATGCAAGATGAAGAGAGTATGGAGAGAGGATCGTTACAGCGGCAACACAACACCAAAAGGATTAGTACCAGTGTTGCTTCAGCCCCTCTCCTTATATGTAATTATGCAAAGATGTTGTATGTGCATGATAGCTCGTCCATCACTTGCGTTCCGTGCCCACAAGGTTCAAGGTGGCCGTGGCTTAAATGGTGCCGAGTTGAGAGGTGCCCCAAGCTATGCTCTGTCTTTGCTACTCCCCAACTAAGTGATGACCTGGACGTCTTTTGGTCCTTGTCTACGTTCTGGGCGTCCCAGCTCCTGAAGGCGCGCTACATCTGGAACTGGAGTGCAGTAGGTCAACCTGGTGGAGATTCGTTCGAAGACCTAGCGTTCTTGCACCTGGACTATTGCCCCAGACTCATACATGTGCTTCCCTTGTCTGAGCATATGGACACCCTGCCTAGCCTGGAGACGCTGGAGATCGTGTGCTGCGGTGATCTGAAGGAAGTCTTCTCTTTGGACCCTAATCGCCAAGAGAAGCAGGAAACTATAGAATTTCCCAAGCTAAGAAGGATCCACCTGTACCAGCTCTCCAACCTACAAAGCATCTGTGGGAGCAGGATGTCCGCGCCGAACCTTGAGACCGTCAGAATCCGGGGCTGTTGGGGCCTTCGACGCCTGCCGGCAGTCAGCGGCAGCACCACCAACCGGCCCAAGGTGGACTGCGAGAAGGACTGGTGGGACAACCTGGAGTGGGACGGTGTGGAGGCGAAGCACGACCCTTCGCTCTATGAGCCGAGCCACTCGCGATACTACAAGAAGGCCCACGTACCAAGGGTCACCGTTCTCAG GTAA